A stretch of Desulfurivibrio alkaliphilus AHT 2 DNA encodes these proteins:
- a CDS encoding glycosyltransferase family 4 protein, with amino-acid sequence MKKIGIFLEVPPHFGGTFQYTQTMLDAVAALPRDRFTVVAGYVDTVWRDYLEPYTSVKKIHIPRGFWGRALGLAWLLLRLPMGPWRRLCPWFHPMAKAMLKEQCDLWIFPAQDARSFQMPVPALVTVLDVAHLYDGQRFPEAASRWELLYRIPLYANICRWAKGVIVLSPIDKQQVMESFHLAEERIHIMPMVVPRYIEVAKTPPDFELRYQLPAKYLFYPAQFWEHKNHKKMLRALATLKPELPDLKLVLVGSPKNAWDSVLQLIKELDLAEHVLILGYVPDADMPELYRRARALIYASCYGPTNLPPLEAMALGCPMALAKVTCMPDRVGDAALVFHQDSVAEMADCIRRLWTDDGLCADLSERGKARAAQWKQPQFNQRLEEIVAGLTTDKGGKKPIRPAAAT; translated from the coding sequence ATGAAAAAGATCGGGATTTTCCTGGAGGTACCGCCCCATTTTGGCGGCACGTTCCAATACACTCAGACCATGCTCGACGCGGTGGCGGCTCTGCCGAGGGACCGCTTTACGGTGGTGGCCGGTTATGTCGATACAGTCTGGCGGGATTACCTGGAGCCCTATACCAGTGTGAAGAAAATTCACATTCCCCGCGGCTTCTGGGGCCGGGCCCTGGGACTGGCCTGGCTGCTGCTGCGTTTGCCCATGGGACCATGGCGCCGGCTCTGCCCCTGGTTTCACCCCATGGCCAAGGCAATGCTCAAGGAGCAATGCGACCTGTGGATTTTCCCGGCCCAAGATGCTCGCAGCTTTCAGATGCCGGTGCCGGCCCTGGTAACGGTACTGGATGTGGCCCACCTTTATGACGGTCAGCGCTTCCCCGAGGCCGCTTCGCGCTGGGAGTTGCTGTATCGCATCCCACTATATGCCAACATCTGCCGCTGGGCCAAAGGGGTGATCGTCCTTTCTCCAATCGACAAGCAGCAGGTAATGGAATCCTTCCACCTGGCAGAGGAACGTATTCACATCATGCCGATGGTTGTGCCTCGTTACATTGAAGTAGCCAAGACTCCACCGGATTTCGAACTCCGCTACCAGCTGCCGGCAAAATATCTTTTCTACCCGGCCCAGTTCTGGGAACACAAAAACCATAAAAAAATGCTCCGGGCGTTAGCCACGCTGAAGCCAGAATTGCCCGACCTCAAGCTGGTCCTGGTCGGCTCTCCTAAAAATGCCTGGGACTCGGTCCTCCAATTGATCAAAGAACTGGACCTGGCCGAGCATGTTCTTATTCTGGGCTACGTTCCAGACGCGGACATGCCGGAGCTTTATCGCCGGGCCCGGGCCCTGATTTACGCCTCCTGCTACGGCCCGACCAACCTGCCGCCTCTGGAAGCAATGGCCCTGGGTTGCCCGATGGCCCTGGCCAAGGTGACCTGCATGCCCGACCGGGTAGGAGACGCGGCCCTGGTCTTCCACCAGGATTCAGTGGCTGAAATGGCGGACTGCATTCGGCGGTTGTGGACCGATGACGGGCTTTGTGCCGATCTTAGCGAACGTGGCAAGGCCAGAGCGGCCCAGTGGAAACAACCCCAGTTCAACCAGCGGCTGGAAGAGATTGTTGCCGGGCTGACAACAGATAAAGGTGGGAAAAAGCCCATCAGGCCAGCGGCAGCAACATGA
- a CDS encoding class I SAM-dependent DNA methyltransferase: MPDIFADYSEFYDLLYEDKPYPDEARFIADLLNRYADPAGSVRTVLDLACGTGRHCFELEAMGYQVAGSDISAPMIARAQAAAAARASQATFYNHSFQEAAKIGKRFDAVISMFSAIDYLTGHHDLTTALENVSQLLPPGGLFVFDYWNGNAVINNYSPVRELRKRRGNLEVHRTSTTRLDLVEQIAEVNFQFRCLVAGQSEHEFREQHRVRYFFFREIETYLELGGFDLIHRGTFMAEDFSPTSWNIAVVARKRAT, encoded by the coding sequence ATGCCGGATATCTTTGCCGATTATTCCGAATTTTACGATCTGCTCTACGAAGACAAGCCCTACCCGGACGAGGCGCGCTTCATCGCCGATCTGCTGAACCGTTACGCCGATCCCGCCGGGTCGGTGCGCACCGTCCTGGATCTGGCTTGCGGCACCGGGCGTCACTGTTTTGAACTGGAGGCCATGGGCTACCAGGTTGCAGGCAGCGATATCTCCGCGCCGATGATTGCCAGGGCCCAGGCCGCTGCTGCCGCCCGGGCCAGCCAGGCAACCTTTTACAACCACTCCTTTCAAGAGGCGGCCAAAATTGGCAAGCGCTTTGACGCGGTCATCTCCATGTTCTCGGCCATCGACTACCTGACCGGCCATCACGACTTGACGACCGCTCTGGAAAATGTCAGCCAGCTGCTGCCCCCCGGCGGCCTGTTTGTCTTCGATTACTGGAACGGTAACGCAGTAATCAACAATTACTCACCGGTGCGGGAGCTGCGCAAGCGGCGGGGCAACCTCGAGGTTCACCGCACCTCCACCACCCGACTCGATCTCGTCGAACAGATCGCCGAGGTAAACTTTCAGTTTCGCTGCCTGGTCGCGGGCCAAAGCGAGCATGAGTTCCGTGAACAACACCGGGTGCGCTATTTTTTCTTCCGCGAAATCGAAACCTACCTGGAGCTAGGAGGCTTCGACCTGATCCACCGCGGTACATTTATGGCTGAGGATTTCTCGCCCACCAGCTGGAACATCGCCGTGGTAGCAAGAAAGCGAGCAACATGA